A region of Thiothrix nivea DSM 5205 DNA encodes the following proteins:
- a CDS encoding type II toxin-antitoxin system Phd/YefM family antitoxin: MEQNTWQLQDAKSKFSQLVDSAMHHRPQFVTKHGSNAVVIISFEEYTKFIKPKDDLVMFLRSSPLVDSDLDFTRNKDMPRDIEL; the protein is encoded by the coding sequence ATGGAACAGAACACATGGCAACTCCAAGATGCAAAAAGCAAATTTAGTCAATTAGTTGACAGCGCAATGCACCACAGACCCCAGTTTGTGACTAAGCATGGTAGCAATGCTGTTGTTATCATTTCATTTGAAGAGTACACAAAATTTATCAAGCCAAAAGATGATTTGGTGATGTTTCTAAGAAGCTCTCCTTTGGTAGACAGTGACCTTGATTTCACAAGAAATAAAGATATGCCGAGAGATATTGAGCTGTGA
- a CDS encoding type II toxin-antitoxin system VapC family toxin, whose product MNYLLDTCVISEVIKREPNKNVISWLQAQDEANLFLSILTFGEIQKGIQKDPDQTRKKKLKIWLEEDLKKRFDNRIIPIDLKVVTNWGSIQGSAELIGRPMATIDGLIAVSGLTYNCIVATRNISDMEQSTAELFNPWEYEE is encoded by the coding sequence GTGAACTACCTGTTAGATACCTGCGTTATCTCTGAGGTGATCAAGAGAGAACCAAACAAAAATGTGATTTCATGGCTCCAAGCTCAAGATGAAGCCAATTTATTTTTAAGCATACTGACATTCGGTGAGATACAAAAAGGCATTCAAAAAGACCCCGACCAAACCAGAAAGAAAAAACTAAAAATTTGGCTCGAAGAAGACTTAAAAAAGCGTTTTGATAATCGGATTATTCCCATTGACTTAAAAGTTGTGACTAACTGGGGCTCTATCCAAGGTTCAGCAGAATTAATCGGCAGACCAATGGCTACCATTGATGGACTAATAGCTGTATCAGGACTCACATATAATTGCATAGTAGCTACAAGAAATATATCCGATATGGAGCAGAGTACAGCGGAGCTATTTAACCCCTGGGAATACGAAGAATAA